A window from Cetobacterium sp. ZOR0034 encodes these proteins:
- a CDS encoding D-alanyl-D-alanine carboxypeptidase family protein has translation MKKLVIVFMLVISTLSFSKNTKTKVVKDNTPDYRAYILGDDKGNIFYQENATQKYPLASVTKVMTIIVALDEIRKGNISMYDEVTIDWEILSAGGSAIPMESGEKIVVLDLLKSAAIKSANNAAYALAKHAGKGSIPRFIEMMNEKAKSLGLENELEFYTPAGLPDHMTKKKLDMGTANGIYKLSMEALKYPEYIALAREKTADIKNGTYKLKSTIHLLGKEGIYGLKTGYHTKSRFNITVISNKDNADIVTVVMGGKSTKIRDEKILSLNEKFHEEYKNKEIIKKDIPVMTVPLVGGYISEVKVYGTKSFSKIVKKDADVSIITEREKRLVAPIKAGTSIGIYKVLVNGEAVFEDKLIVKRDVEKKRIMDKIMDLF, from the coding sequence ATACTAAGACTAAAGTAGTAAAAGATAATACCCCAGATTATAGAGCGTATATTTTAGGAGATGATAAAGGAAATATATTTTATCAAGAAAATGCAACTCAAAAATATCCTTTAGCTTCGGTTACTAAAGTTATGACGATAATTGTAGCTTTAGATGAGATAAGAAAAGGAAATATTAGTATGTATGATGAAGTCACTATTGATTGGGAGATTTTAAGTGCTGGAGGAAGCGCTATTCCGATGGAGAGTGGAGAAAAAATAGTTGTTTTAGATTTATTGAAATCCGCGGCTATCAAATCTGCAAATAATGCAGCATACGCATTAGCTAAGCATGCAGGAAAAGGAAGTATTCCAAGATTCATAGAGATGATGAATGAAAAAGCGAAGAGTTTAGGATTGGAAAATGAATTAGAGTTTTATACACCTGCAGGATTGCCAGATCATATGACTAAGAAAAAATTAGATATGGGGACAGCCAATGGAATATATAAACTTTCAATGGAAGCTTTGAAATACCCTGAATATATAGCTTTAGCAAGAGAAAAAACTGCAGATATAAAAAATGGAACATATAAATTAAAAAGTACAATTCACCTTTTAGGAAAAGAAGGAATATATGGACTTAAAACAGGTTATCATACGAAATCTAGATTTAATATAACTGTAATTAGTAATAAAGATAATGCCGATATAGTTACAGTAGTAATGGGTGGAAAATCTACAAAAATAAGAGATGAAAAGATACTAAGCTTGAATGAAAAATTTCATGAAGAGTATAAAAATAAAGAGATTATAAAAAAAGATATCCCTGTTATGACTGTTCCTCTAGTAGGAGGATATATTTCTGAAGTAAAAGTTTATGGAACAAAATCATTTTCTAAAATTGTAAAAAAAGATGCCGATGTCTCAATAATTACAGAGAGAGAAAAAAGACTGGTAGCGCCTATAAAAGCAGGAACTTCAATAGGTATATACAAAGTTTTAGTGAATGGCGAAGCGGTATTTGAAGACAAGTTGATAGTAAAAAGAGATGTAGAAAAAAAGAGAATTATGGATAAAATAATGGATTTATTTTAA